From the genome of Halomonas sp. I5-271120, one region includes:
- a CDS encoding PQQ-dependent sugar dehydrogenase codes for MQRPIWHAAYSRLSTRLPATLLAAALLSSLSTQGATTIAEELPGTPHTLRLEHLAEGLERPWSLAFLPDGRFLVSERPGRLALIEPDGTITHIEGLPRVVARGQGGLLDLALYPDFGNSVNGNDGEHDWLYFSYAKAGPDGSGTAVARARLALDAPGGPRLEGVETMFAQNRFSMPNHHYSGRLAWLADTTLLLSIGDRGQGERAQDGADHAGSVLRLTPTGEAPADNPFVDEPGMAAELYSQGNRNIQGMTVTSNGTVWTSEHGPRTGDEINRIEAGVNYGWPEVTLGRDYATNLPIGRDHAPGMRDPAYVFDGRYAPSGLAWVDSPQFPGWQGDLLAGGLSSETLTRLTIDNGKVSRAEVLLDGQIGRIRDVRQGPDGLIYLLNDQPNGGLFRLLPDTP; via the coding sequence ATGCAACGACCGATATGGCACGCCGCCTACTCGCGACTATCGACGCGGCTACCCGCAACGCTGCTGGCAGCCGCCTTACTGTCATCGCTATCGACCCAGGGGGCGACGACCATCGCCGAGGAACTGCCCGGCACCCCGCATACGCTCCGACTCGAGCACTTGGCCGAAGGCCTCGAGCGCCCCTGGTCGCTGGCCTTTTTGCCCGATGGCCGTTTTCTGGTCAGTGAGCGACCGGGGCGGTTGGCACTGATCGAGCCCGACGGCACCATCACGCACATCGAGGGGCTACCTCGCGTGGTTGCCCGCGGCCAGGGTGGGCTCTTGGATTTGGCCCTGTACCCGGACTTCGGAAATAGCGTCAACGGCAACGACGGCGAGCATGACTGGCTCTACTTCAGCTACGCCAAGGCCGGCCCCGATGGCAGCGGCACCGCAGTTGCCCGGGCGCGATTGGCCCTGGATGCCCCCGGCGGCCCTCGACTCGAGGGCGTAGAGACGATGTTTGCGCAAAACCGTTTCTCGATGCCTAACCACCACTACAGTGGGCGCCTGGCCTGGCTTGCCGATACCACGCTGCTGTTGAGCATCGGCGACCGGGGCCAGGGCGAACGGGCACAGGACGGCGCCGATCATGCCGGCAGCGTGCTGCGACTGACACCAACCGGCGAGGCGCCTGCCGACAACCCTTTCGTCGATGAGCCGGGAATGGCCGCCGAACTCTATAGCCAGGGCAATCGCAATATCCAGGGCATGACGGTGACGAGCAACGGCACCGTGTGGACAAGCGAGCATGGGCCGCGTACCGGCGATGAGATCAACCGCATCGAGGCGGGGGTGAACTACGGCTGGCCGGAGGTGACGCTGGGGCGGGACTATGCGACCAACCTGCCGATTGGTCGCGATCATGCACCGGGCATGCGCGACCCCGCCTATGTGTTCGACGGGCGCTATGCCCCATCGGGACTCGCCTGGGTGGATAGCCCGCAATTTCCGGGCTGGCAAGGGGACCTGCTGGCAGGGGGCCTTAGCAGCGAAACGCTGACGCGGCTGACGATCGACAACGGCAAGGTGTCTCGCGCCGAGGTGCTGCTCGACGGCCAGATCGGACGCATCCGCGACGTGCGCCAGGGGCCGGACGGGCTGATCTACCTGCTCAATGACCAACCCAATGGCGGGCTTTTCCGCCTGCTGCCTGACACACCCTGA
- a CDS encoding hybrid-cluster NAD(P)-dependent oxidoreductase, whose product MMSDFLNPVTTQTWVNGRHQVRCVKVIQETWDVRTFCFMAEQPVLYFFKPGQFVTLELEIDGEQVMRSYTISSSPSVPYSFSISVKRLPGGVVSNWLHDNLKAGDELAVHGPVGNFNIIDHAADKVLMLSGGVGITPLMSMTRWLFDTNASVDLAFVHSARSPKDIIFHRELAHIFSRIPEFKLHIVCERSDELCEAWAGFRGYLSQEMLELMAPDFMEREIFCCGPTPYMNAVKRILRDNGFDMSRYHEESFGATPLDVQEDVLELAEQAEAQAEELDVADMYSVEFSATGKSVRVQPGETVHAAAAKLGLHIPKACGMGICGTCRVPLSSGQVEMDHNGGITDEDVAEGYILSCCSKPTGNVVVDF is encoded by the coding sequence ATGATGTCAGACTTTCTCAATCCGGTAACCACGCAGACGTGGGTCAACGGGCGCCATCAGGTGCGCTGCGTGAAGGTCATCCAGGAGACCTGGGACGTGCGCACCTTCTGTTTCATGGCCGAGCAGCCGGTGCTGTACTTCTTCAAGCCGGGACAGTTCGTGACCCTGGAGCTCGAGATCGACGGCGAGCAGGTGATGCGTTCTTACACCATCTCGAGCTCCCCCTCGGTGCCCTACAGCTTCTCGATCAGCGTCAAGAGGCTGCCGGGTGGCGTAGTCTCCAACTGGTTACACGACAACCTGAAGGCCGGCGATGAGCTGGCGGTGCATGGGCCGGTTGGTAACTTCAATATCATCGATCATGCCGCCGACAAGGTGCTGATGCTCTCCGGTGGGGTCGGAATCACGCCGCTGATGTCGATGACCCGCTGGCTGTTTGATACCAATGCCTCGGTGGACCTGGCCTTCGTGCACAGTGCCCGCTCGCCGAAGGACATCATCTTCCACCGCGAGTTGGCGCACATCTTCTCGCGGATTCCCGAATTCAAGTTGCATATCGTCTGTGAGCGCAGCGACGAACTCTGCGAGGCCTGGGCGGGCTTTCGCGGTTACCTGAGCCAAGAAATGCTCGAGCTGATGGCGCCGGATTTCATGGAGCGTGAGATCTTCTGCTGCGGCCCCACTCCTTACATGAACGCGGTCAAGCGTATCCTGCGCGACAACGGCTTCGACATGAGCCGCTATCATGAGGAGTCCTTCGGCGCCACGCCGCTGGACGTTCAGGAAGATGTGCTGGAACTGGCCGAGCAGGCCGAGGCGCAGGCCGAAGAGCTCGACGTCGCCGACATGTACAGCGTCGAGTTCAGCGCCACCGGCAAGAGCGTGCGAGTGCAGCCCGGCGAAACGGTGCATGCGGCTGCCGCCAAGCTTGGCCTGCATATTCCCAAGGCCTGCGGCATGGGCATCTGCGGTACCTGCCGGGTGCCGCTTAGCTCAGGGCAGGTCGAGATGGACCACAACGGCGGCATCACCGACGAGGACGTCGCCGAGGGCTATATTCTCTCCTGTTGCAGCAAGCCCACCGGCAACGTCGTCGTCGACTTCTGA
- a CDS encoding Lrp/AsnC family transcriptional regulator has protein sequence MNTTDTELLNLLIKDGRMSYADIARQLGISRAHARTRVNALVEEGVIEQFTAVVNPEKLGKAISTFVDLRVAPAALQQVADELSACPEVVSLYIMSDLQSLHIHTLTDTYTSFDAFVRERIFNRPEILSVDCKSLMSRVKNRRGGARL, from the coding sequence ATGAACACGACCGATACTGAACTGCTGAACCTGCTGATCAAGGATGGGCGCATGTCCTATGCCGATATCGCTCGCCAGTTGGGCATCTCCCGAGCGCACGCCCGCACTCGGGTTAACGCCCTGGTCGAGGAAGGTGTCATCGAGCAGTTCACCGCAGTGGTCAATCCAGAGAAGCTCGGCAAGGCCATCTCTACCTTCGTGGACCTGAGGGTGGCGCCCGCCGCGCTTCAGCAGGTGGCAGACGAGCTGTCTGCCTGCCCCGAAGTGGTCAGCCTCTATATCATGAGTGACCTGCAGAGCCTGCATATCCATACCCTGACCGACACCTACACCAGCTTCGATGCCTTCGTCCGCGAGCGTATCTTCAACCGCCCCGAGATCCTCTCGGTGGACTGCAAGAGCCTGATGTCACGGGTCAAGAACCGCCGCGGCGGCGCGCGACTCTAG
- a CDS encoding TRAP transporter substrate-binding protein, producing the protein MSFNRRKFLSTALVSSTAGLVMGAPAVVRAQSNQTVQWRMTNAYGPGSPFYVEGPGSPTDFCKKVEEMSGGRMKIQHFAAGELVPALEGFNAVSAGMVEMNAGNAYFWSGSLPAAQFFTTVPFGMNTQGMNAWLYHGGGLELWHELYAKVGLVAFPMGNTGVQMSGWFREPLESVEDLNGLKMRIPGLGGKVYSELGVAVRLLPGGEIFPALERGVIDAAEFVGPYQDRRLGLQKAAKYYYTTGWSEPTNATELMINKQAWEALPSDLQAIVKTAAMACNIESQAWCESVNAEALNDLVENEGVIAQPLPGDIISRLREVTADTLSDMAAADADTQKVYDSFMGFRAKHREWEAISEKAFLDLPS; encoded by the coding sequence ATGAGCTTCAATCGCCGCAAGTTCCTGAGCACCGCTCTGGTCTCATCCACCGCTGGCCTGGTAATGGGCGCCCCTGCCGTCGTCCGCGCCCAATCCAACCAGACCGTTCAATGGCGAATGACCAACGCCTATGGCCCTGGTTCGCCCTTCTATGTCGAAGGCCCGGGTAGCCCCACCGACTTCTGCAAGAAGGTGGAGGAGATGTCGGGCGGCCGTATGAAAATTCAGCACTTCGCCGCCGGCGAGCTGGTGCCGGCACTGGAAGGCTTCAACGCCGTGTCGGCCGGCATGGTCGAGATGAACGCCGGCAACGCCTACTTCTGGTCCGGTAGCCTGCCCGCCGCCCAGTTCTTCACCACCGTGCCCTTCGGCATGAACACCCAGGGCATGAACGCCTGGCTATATCATGGCGGCGGCCTGGAACTGTGGCACGAGCTCTACGCCAAGGTCGGACTGGTGGCCTTCCCAATGGGCAATACCGGTGTACAGATGAGTGGCTGGTTCCGCGAACCGCTGGAAAGCGTCGAGGACCTGAACGGCCTGAAGATGCGCATCCCGGGGCTCGGCGGCAAGGTCTACAGCGAGCTTGGTGTGGCCGTGCGACTGCTGCCCGGCGGCGAGATCTTCCCAGCCCTGGAGCGAGGCGTCATCGACGCCGCCGAATTCGTCGGGCCTTATCAGGACCGTCGCCTGGGCCTGCAGAAGGCCGCCAAGTACTACTACACCACCGGCTGGAGCGAGCCCACCAACGCCACCGAGCTGATGATCAACAAGCAGGCCTGGGAGGCGCTGCCCTCCGACCTGCAGGCGATCGTCAAGACTGCAGCCATGGCCTGCAACATCGAGAGTCAGGCCTGGTGCGAGTCGGTCAACGCCGAAGCCCTGAACGATCTGGTGGAAAACGAGGGCGTGATCGCCCAGCCGCTGCCCGGCGACATCATCAGCCGGCTGCGCGAAGTCACCGCCGATACCTTATCCGACATGGCGGCGGCGGATGCCGACACCCAGAAGGTCTATGACTCCTTCATGGGCTTTCGTGCCAAGCATCGCGAGTGGGAAGCCATCAGTGAGAAAGCCTTCCTCGACCTGCCGAGCTGA
- a CDS encoding TRAP transporter small permease subunit — protein MASLIETIEHGIGILGGFARLCLLALVGLVATDVLLRYFFSISPVGLQELEWHLLSPIALLGISYALKHRADVRVDVIYDRLPDGGKQLIDLISGMLTVVIALAIVWLSWPYVMQSFQLGEGSPDPGGLPYRYLLKAFIPLGFAALALQGLADLLRAALALSGAPVPASPTAPDQPSA, from the coding sequence ATGGCGTCGCTCATCGAAACCATCGAGCACGGCATCGGCATCCTCGGCGGCTTTGCCCGACTCTGCCTGCTGGCACTGGTCGGGCTGGTCGCCACCGATGTGCTGCTGCGCTACTTCTTTTCCATCAGCCCGGTGGGGCTGCAGGAACTGGAGTGGCACCTGCTCTCACCGATTGCCCTGCTGGGAATTTCCTACGCGCTCAAACACCGCGCCGACGTGCGGGTGGACGTGATCTACGACCGCCTTCCCGACGGCGGCAAGCAGCTGATCGACCTGATCAGCGGCATGTTGACCGTAGTGATCGCGCTGGCGATCGTCTGGCTGTCCTGGCCCTATGTGATGCAATCCTTTCAGTTGGGAGAAGGCTCACCGGACCCGGGCGGACTGCCCTACCGCTATCTGCTCAAGGCCTTCATTCCCCTGGGCTTCGCGGCTCTGGCGCTGCAGGGGCTTGCCGATCTGCTGCGAGCGGCACTGGCCCTGAGCGGCGCCCCGGTGCCGGCCTCGCCAACCGCCCCGGATCAGCCCAGCGCCTGA
- a CDS encoding TRAP transporter large permease subunit, which yields MANEWLLIGMIGSFLAMMLIGIPVAISLAVSGFVAGLLGFGPMLFGLLPQRLYGVVSNYTLMAIPLFVFMGVMLEKSRVAEAMLDTIGYAMGRLNGGMGIAIVLVGVLMGASTGIVGATVVTVGMLTLPTLLRRGYAPSVACGAICASGTLGQIIPPSLVLILLSQIVGESVGALFAAAFIPGLVIALTYMLYLAVLGWVRPDWVPAVPAAERATISRRQLYRDLMATVLPPLGLVVAVLGSIVGGVAAPTEAAAMGALGSLLIALLGRKLNLATLKATLHGTLTITAMVYFILLFAQVFSLSFRGLGGEQMVHDLFNMLPGGEIGALLFLMLILFVLGFFLEWIEISYIALPMFLPVFIGYGTDMVWLAILVAMNLQMSFLTPPFGWALFFLKGVAPPEVSTRDIYVGVVPFVGLQVLAVALVFLFPGIATWLPQAIGW from the coding sequence ATGGCAAATGAATGGCTACTGATCGGCATGATCGGCAGCTTCCTGGCCATGATGCTGATTGGCATCCCTGTGGCCATTTCGCTGGCCGTGTCCGGCTTCGTTGCTGGCCTGCTGGGCTTCGGGCCGATGCTCTTCGGCCTGCTGCCCCAGCGCCTCTACGGTGTGGTGTCCAACTACACCCTGATGGCCATACCGCTGTTCGTGTTCATGGGCGTGATGCTCGAGAAGTCCCGGGTCGCCGAGGCCATGCTCGATACCATCGGCTACGCCATGGGGCGCCTCAACGGCGGCATGGGGATCGCCATCGTGCTGGTCGGGGTGCTGATGGGGGCCTCCACCGGCATCGTCGGCGCTACCGTCGTGACCGTGGGCATGCTGACCCTGCCGACCCTGCTTCGCCGGGGCTATGCGCCGAGCGTGGCCTGCGGAGCGATCTGCGCCTCAGGCACCCTGGGCCAGATCATCCCGCCGAGCCTGGTGCTGATTCTCTTGTCGCAGATCGTCGGTGAATCGGTGGGCGCACTGTTCGCGGCTGCCTTCATCCCGGGCCTGGTGATCGCGCTGACCTACATGCTGTATCTCGCCGTCCTCGGCTGGGTGCGGCCGGACTGGGTACCGGCGGTTCCCGCTGCCGAACGCGCCACCATCTCCCGGCGCCAGCTCTATCGCGACCTGATGGCCACGGTACTACCGCCGCTGGGGCTGGTGGTGGCCGTGCTCGGCTCCATCGTCGGCGGCGTGGCAGCCCCTACCGAGGCTGCCGCCATGGGAGCCCTGGGCAGCCTGCTGATCGCGCTGCTGGGCCGCAAGCTGAACCTCGCCACCCTCAAGGCGACCCTGCACGGCACCTTGACCATCACTGCCATGGTCTACTTCATTCTGCTGTTCGCGCAGGTATTCTCACTATCTTTCCGCGGGCTCGGCGGTGAGCAGATGGTGCACGACCTGTTCAACATGCTCCCCGGCGGCGAAATCGGGGCGCTGCTGTTCCTGATGCTGATTCTGTTCGTGCTGGGCTTCTTCCTGGAATGGATCGAGATTTCCTACATCGCCCTGCCGATGTTCCTGCCGGTATTCATCGGTTATGGCACCGATATGGTGTGGCTGGCGATTCTGGTGGCCATGAACCTGCAGATGTCTTTCTTGACCCCGCCCTTCGGCTGGGCGCTGTTCTTCCTCAAGGGGGTGGCGCCGCCGGAGGTCTCGACACGCGATATCTACGTGGGGGTTGTGCCTTTCGTCGGGCTGCAAGTCCTTGCCGTTGCGCTGGTATTCTTGTTCCCAGGCATTGCTACCTGGCTACCCCAGGCAATCGGCTGGTAG
- a CDS encoding sulfite exporter TauE/SafE family protein codes for MELLDSSSLTGILGLIAALLATGAVAGIMAGLLGVGGGIVIVPVLFHLFSLLGVDEGVRMHLAVGTSLATIIPTSIMSARAHRQKGSLDASVIKRLIPGVVVGVLLGGIASQFLSGEALTGLFATIALLVAANMFRRNTRIIRDGMPGPLGSSLIGAVIGGISTLMGIGGGTLSVPTLSALNTPIRVAVGTGAALGLVISIPGTLSFMFSGLGAPDRLPGSIGYVNLLGFAAIVPMTMLCAPLGARLAHAIDPALLKRLFAVFLLATAVRMYIDLFS; via the coding sequence ATGGAACTGCTGGATTCGTCATCGCTGACCGGGATCCTTGGACTGATCGCGGCCCTGCTCGCGACAGGTGCCGTTGCCGGGATAATGGCCGGCCTGCTCGGGGTCGGCGGTGGCATCGTCATCGTGCCGGTGCTCTTCCATCTGTTCAGCCTGCTGGGCGTCGACGAAGGAGTGCGCATGCATCTGGCGGTAGGCACCTCGCTTGCCACTATCATCCCCACCTCGATCATGTCGGCCCGCGCCCACCGCCAGAAGGGCAGCCTCGATGCCAGCGTGATCAAGCGCTTGATCCCCGGCGTGGTGGTCGGCGTGCTGCTGGGCGGCATCGCCAGTCAATTCCTGAGCGGCGAGGCGCTGACTGGCCTCTTTGCCACCATCGCCCTGCTGGTCGCCGCCAACATGTTCCGTCGCAACACCCGCATCATTCGTGACGGCATGCCCGGTCCCCTGGGCAGTAGCCTGATCGGCGCAGTGATCGGCGGCATCTCGACGCTGATGGGCATCGGTGGCGGTACCCTGAGCGTGCCGACCCTGAGTGCGCTCAACACGCCGATCCGTGTCGCGGTGGGCACCGGCGCCGCGCTGGGCCTGGTGATCAGCATTCCTGGCACCCTGAGCTTCATGTTCAGCGGCCTGGGCGCGCCCGACCGGTTGCCGGGCTCGATCGGCTACGTCAATCTGCTGGGCTTCGCGGCCATCGTCCCGATGACCATGCTCTGTGCCCCCCTGGGGGCCAGGCTCGCCCACGCCATTGATCCGGCCCTGCTCAAGCGGCTGTTCGCTGTCTTCCTGCTCGCCACTGCGGTGCGCATGTATATCGACCTTTTCTCCTGA
- a CDS encoding gamma-glutamyltransferase family protein, producing the protein MQHTTRAYGGMTVAPHHLAAQAGRDILREGGNAVEAMVAMASTIAVAYPHMNGIGGDGFWLIHEPGKPPLAIDASGPAAGLATRTFYAEQGYDAAQGIPTRGPLAALTVAGTLGGWQVALDQAAAWGPTLPLSRLLEAAIGHGREGVAVSDSQTALTAKHLAALGAAPGFAETYLDAGQAPATGSRLRQSRLADTLEHLTRAGLDDAYRGELAASMAADLEALGSPLRRDDFNRYHAQAVTPLEVRLKDARVFNLPPPTQGLATLMTLGVFERLGINEGEGFAHLHGLVEATKRAFMARDTTVTDPGRLPKDPASWLTPEALDREAAQIKAQRALPWPYEPAEGDTIWMAAADHQGRMVSFIQSVYWEFGSGIVLPQSGVMWQNRGISFSLDPQALQTLEPYRQPFHTLNPSLARFDDGRVMSFGTMGGEGQPQTQAAIYSRYAHFGEDLQQAISAPRWLLGRTWGEASTGLKLENRFPAPLVEALKAAGHDVTVLNEAFSDTMGHAGAIVRHPDGLLEGAHDPRSDGGAASL; encoded by the coding sequence ATGCAACACACCACCCGTGCTTATGGCGGCATGACCGTCGCCCCCCACCACCTGGCGGCCCAGGCCGGCCGCGACATCCTCCGCGAGGGCGGCAACGCCGTCGAGGCGATGGTCGCCATGGCGTCGACCATCGCCGTTGCCTACCCCCATATGAACGGTATCGGTGGCGACGGCTTCTGGTTGATTCATGAACCCGGCAAACCGCCGCTGGCCATCGATGCCAGTGGCCCGGCGGCAGGCCTTGCCACCCGCACCTTCTACGCCGAGCAGGGCTACGACGCGGCGCAAGGCATACCCACTCGCGGGCCGCTCGCCGCGCTGACCGTGGCCGGCACCCTGGGTGGCTGGCAGGTGGCGCTCGATCAGGCCGCTGCCTGGGGCCCCACCCTGCCGCTGTCACGCCTGCTCGAGGCGGCCATCGGCCATGGTCGGGAAGGCGTCGCGGTGAGCGACAGCCAAACCGCGCTCACCGCCAAGCATCTGGCGGCCCTCGGGGCGGCGCCAGGCTTCGCCGAGACGTATCTCGACGCCGGCCAGGCACCCGCCACCGGCTCTCGGCTGCGTCAGTCACGGCTTGCCGACACCCTCGAGCACCTGACCCGCGCCGGGCTCGACGACGCCTACCGAGGTGAGCTCGCCGCCAGCATGGCCGCAGATCTCGAGGCGCTGGGCAGCCCGCTGCGCCGCGATGATTTCAATCGCTATCATGCCCAGGCCGTTACCCCACTCGAAGTCAGGCTCAAGGATGCCCGTGTCTTCAATCTGCCGCCGCCCACGCAAGGCCTGGCCACGCTGATGACGCTGGGCGTCTTCGAGCGCCTGGGCATCAACGAGGGCGAAGGCTTTGCCCATCTGCACGGTCTGGTAGAAGCCACCAAGCGAGCCTTCATGGCCCGCGACACCACGGTTACCGACCCCGGCCGGCTGCCCAAAGATCCGGCGAGCTGGCTCACGCCCGAGGCCCTGGATCGGGAAGCCGCACAGATCAAGGCGCAGCGCGCCCTGCCCTGGCCCTACGAACCCGCCGAAGGCGATACCATCTGGATGGCCGCCGCCGATCATCAGGGGCGGATGGTCAGCTTCATCCAAAGCGTCTATTGGGAGTTCGGCAGCGGCATAGTCCTGCCGCAAAGCGGGGTGATGTGGCAGAACCGCGGCATCAGCTTTTCGCTGGACCCGCAGGCACTACAGACGCTGGAGCCCTATCGCCAGCCCTTCCATACCCTGAACCCGTCGCTTGCTCGCTTCGACGACGGCCGGGTGATGAGCTTCGGTACCATGGGCGGCGAGGGCCAGCCCCAGACTCAGGCAGCCATCTACAGCCGCTATGCCCACTTCGGTGAGGACCTGCAACAGGCGATCAGCGCCCCGCGCTGGCTGCTGGGCCGCACTTGGGGTGAAGCCAGCACCGGGCTCAAGCTCGAGAACCGCTTCCCGGCACCACTGGTAGAGGCGCTCAAGGCCGCTGGCCACGACGTCACGGTACTGAACGAGGCGTTCAGCGACACCATGGGGCACGCTGGTGCTATCGTTCGCCACCCCGACGGTCTACTGGAAGGTGCCCACGACCCGCGCAGCGACGGTGGCGCAGCCTCGCTATAA